In a single window of the Delftia tsuruhatensis genome:
- a CDS encoding Bug family tripartite tricarboxylate transporter substrate binding protein — MVLSRSRFLSCLMASAMALAVASVHAQAPAYPDHAIKLVVPFAPGGATDILGRLLATGLSEKLGQPVVVENRPGAGTVVAGGLVAKAPPDGYTLLLGASTTLTLNPAIRASLPYDPLRSFTPLGLVSDMGLVLVVNNDVPVRSLKDLVALARAEPDKLSYGSFGTGASVHFGGEMLKTATGMRMVHVPFNGSSPSLTALMGGQVQVAVDTVVATTPLIKAGKIRPIAALGAQRLPLLPQVPTVAESGYPGFAMDTWFAFLAPAGLPAPIQKKLEKALGDTMADPVMQKKLVDIGLSPAWGPGSALQERIERELPRMRAVAARSDIRVD; from the coding sequence ATGGTCTTGTCCCGTTCCCGCTTCCTGTCGTGTCTGATGGCCTCGGCCATGGCACTTGCCGTTGCCAGCGTCCACGCCCAGGCCCCGGCCTATCCCGACCATGCGATCAAGCTGGTCGTGCCCTTCGCGCCGGGAGGCGCCACCGACATCCTCGGCCGGCTGCTGGCCACGGGGCTGTCGGAGAAGCTGGGCCAGCCCGTGGTCGTGGAAAACCGCCCCGGCGCGGGCACCGTGGTCGCGGGCGGGCTGGTGGCCAAGGCGCCGCCCGATGGCTACACGCTGCTGCTGGGCGCCAGCACCACGCTGACGCTGAACCCCGCGATCCGCGCCTCGCTGCCCTATGACCCGCTGCGCAGCTTCACTCCGCTGGGGCTGGTCTCCGACATGGGGCTGGTGCTCGTGGTCAACAACGACGTGCCGGTGCGAAGCCTCAAGGACCTGGTGGCCCTGGCCAGGGCCGAGCCCGACAAGCTGTCCTATGGGTCGTTCGGCACCGGGGCATCCGTGCATTTCGGCGGCGAAATGCTCAAGACCGCCACAGGCATGCGCATGGTGCATGTGCCCTTCAACGGCAGCTCGCCCAGCCTCACGGCGCTCATGGGCGGCCAGGTGCAGGTGGCCGTGGATACGGTGGTGGCCACCACGCCGCTGATCAAGGCCGGCAAGATCCGCCCCATCGCCGCCCTGGGCGCGCAACGCCTGCCCCTGCTGCCGCAGGTGCCCACCGTGGCCGAAAGCGGCTATCCGGGCTTTGCCATGGACACCTGGTTCGCCTTCCTCGCACCGGCCGGACTGCCCGCGCCCATCCAGAAGAAGCTGGAGAAGGCGCTGGGCGACACCATGGCCGACCCGGTGATGCAAAAGAAGCTCGTGGACATCGGCCTGTCGCCGGCCTGGGGCCCGGGCAGCGCGTTGCAGGAGC
- a CDS encoding amidase: MESNASAAVSGPGLAQGGDAIVEMSATALSGAIHRRALSCEEVLHAYCAQIDRLNPVVNALVAPMDRDGLRGRARELDALLARGRSLGPLHGFPQAPKDIMPAAGMVTTKGSPLFAGQVSQADCVVFERMRAGGALFVARSNSPEFGLGGHTYNPVYGTTRNAFDPSRSAGGSSGGAGVAVALRMLPVADGSDMMGSLRTPAAFNHVYGLRTSVGCVPHGPSEEVFWQQFSVAGPMARDIPDLALLLSVQAGFDARLPLTHRSEPVRDWTALLERDCKGLRIGWLGDLGGHLPMEPGLLETCRAALRHFEAAGCSVQEVLPAFDFERLWNAWIDLRSFSVAGANAALYRDPAKRALLKPEAIWEIERGLALPAMAVYEAARVRSAWYETLRRLFERHDFLVLPAAQVFPFDAAQDWPHAVAGREMDTYHRWMQTVVPATMAGLPALAAPAGLGPGGLPAGLQIIGPAQADLQVLQIGHAYDRAGGFSRVRSPLLD; this comes from the coding sequence ATGGAGTCGAACGCAAGTGCAGCCGTGTCCGGGCCTGGGCTGGCACAAGGGGGAGATGCCATCGTGGAGATGTCGGCCACCGCGCTGTCCGGGGCCATCCACCGTCGCGCTCTGTCCTGCGAGGAGGTGCTGCATGCCTACTGCGCGCAGATCGACCGGCTCAACCCGGTGGTCAATGCGTTGGTGGCTCCCATGGACCGCGATGGCTTGCGCGGCCGGGCCCGCGAGCTGGACGCGCTGCTGGCGCGCGGCCGCAGCCTGGGACCGCTGCACGGCTTTCCCCAGGCGCCCAAGGACATCATGCCGGCCGCCGGCATGGTGACGACCAAGGGCTCGCCCCTCTTCGCGGGCCAGGTCTCGCAGGCCGATTGCGTGGTCTTCGAGCGCATGCGTGCGGGCGGTGCGCTGTTCGTGGCGCGCAGCAATTCCCCGGAGTTCGGCCTGGGAGGCCACACCTACAACCCGGTCTATGGCACGACGCGCAATGCCTTCGATCCCTCCCGCTCGGCCGGGGGCAGCAGCGGCGGGGCCGGCGTGGCCGTGGCGCTGCGCATGCTGCCCGTGGCCGATGGCTCGGACATGATGGGCTCGCTGCGCACGCCGGCCGCCTTCAACCATGTCTATGGATTGCGCACCTCGGTGGGCTGCGTGCCGCATGGTCCCTCGGAAGAGGTGTTCTGGCAGCAGTTCAGCGTTGCCGGCCCCATGGCGCGCGACATTCCGGACCTGGCCCTGCTGTTGTCCGTGCAGGCGGGCTTTGACGCCCGCCTGCCGCTGACGCACCGCAGCGAGCCCGTCCGGGACTGGACCGCGCTGCTGGAGCGCGACTGCAAGGGCCTGCGCATAGGCTGGCTGGGAGACCTGGGCGGCCATCTGCCGATGGAGCCGGGCCTGCTCGAGACCTGCCGCGCGGCGCTGCGCCATTTCGAGGCCGCAGGCTGCTCGGTGCAGGAAGTTCTGCCAGCCTTCGATTTCGAGCGCCTGTGGAACGCCTGGATCGACCTGCGCAGTTTCAGCGTGGCCGGGGCCAATGCCGCGCTGTACCGCGATCCGGCAAAGCGCGCGCTGCTCAAGCCCGAGGCCATCTGGGAGATCGAGCGCGGCCTGGCCTTGCCGGCCATGGCGGTCTACGAGGCAGCGCGCGTGCGCTCGGCCTGGTACGAGACGCTGCGCCGCCTGTTCGAGCGTCACGACTTCCTCGTGCTGCCCGCAGCCCAGGTCTTCCCCTTCGATGCGGCGCAGGACTGGCCCCATGCCGTGGCCGGCCGCGAGATGGATACCTACCACCGCTGGATGCAGACCGTGGTGCCCGCCACCATGGCCGGGTTGCCGGCCCTGGCGGCGCCTGCGGGCCTGGGGCCCGGGGGGCTGCCCGCGGGGTTGCAGATCATCGGCCCGGCCCAGGCCGACCTGCAGGTGCTGCAGATCGGCCATGCCTATGACCGGGCTGGCGGCTTCTCGCGGGTGCGCAGCCCGCTGCTTGACTGA
- a CDS encoding LysR family transcriptional regulator, with translation MLSNRLQDTALRYFLEVVRSGSVSEAATRLSVSPSAVSRQVAGLEEMLGVPLFERLPRGMAPSPAGELLAAHARRGALEADRVVSDIEALQGLRRGLVRVCSSGGFAIEFLPRAMALFREQHPGMQFHLRVEAPAAVTRAVLGGEADLGLTYSRAAERDIEVWHRQTSPVVAIMRPDHALARHASLTLAQMHPHPIALPEDANTARQLFDIACGHRRLVFEPALVSGQFETLVHFVLHGGGLSLGGEVTMRERIQRGELHAATIRERGMNARAIELQTLAGRTLSKGVRAFVEHLKVLLPG, from the coding sequence ATGCTTTCCAACCGTCTCCAGGACACGGCACTGCGCTACTTTCTCGAAGTGGTGCGCAGCGGCTCGGTCAGCGAAGCCGCCACGCGGCTGAGCGTCTCGCCCTCTGCCGTGAGCCGGCAGGTCGCCGGCCTCGAGGAGATGCTGGGCGTGCCGCTGTTCGAGCGACTGCCCCGCGGCATGGCCCCCAGCCCCGCTGGCGAGCTGCTGGCCGCCCATGCCCGGCGCGGCGCACTGGAGGCCGACCGCGTGGTCTCGGACATCGAGGCGCTGCAGGGCCTGCGCCGGGGCCTGGTGCGCGTGTGCAGCTCGGGCGGCTTCGCCATCGAGTTCCTGCCGCGCGCCATGGCGCTGTTTCGCGAGCAGCATCCTGGCATGCAGTTCCACCTGCGCGTGGAGGCGCCGGCCGCCGTGACCCGCGCGGTGCTCGGCGGCGAGGCAGATCTGGGCCTGACCTACAGCCGCGCGGCCGAGCGCGACATCGAGGTCTGGCACCGCCAGACTTCCCCGGTGGTCGCCATCATGCGGCCCGACCACGCGCTGGCCCGGCACGCCAGTCTCACCCTGGCCCAGATGCATCCCCATCCCATCGCCCTGCCCGAGGACGCCAACACCGCGCGCCAGCTCTTCGACATCGCCTGCGGCCACCGGCGCCTGGTGTTCGAGCCCGCCCTGGTCAGCGGCCAGTTCGAGACGCTGGTGCATTTCGTGCTGCACGGCGGCGGCCTGTCCCTGGGCGGCGAGGTCACCATGCGCGAACGCATACAGCGCGGCGAGCTGCATGCCGCCACCATCCGCGAGCGCGGCATGAACGCCCGCGCCATCGAGCTGCAGACGCTGGCGGGACGCACGCTGTCCAAGGGTGTGCGCGCCTTCGTGGAGCACCTGAAGGTGCTGCTGCCGGGGTGA
- the nth gene encoding endonuclease III: MKTTSIEPFFATLKAANPSPQTELEYTNVFELLSAVLLSAQATDVGVNKATRKLFPVANTPQAILDLGLEGLENHIKTIGLYRSKARHLMQTCQILVERHGGRVPRTREELEALPGVGRKTANVVLNVAFGEPTMAVDTHIFRVGNRTGLAPGKTPLAVELQLMKRVPPAYAVDSHHWLILLGRYVCQARKPRCWECVVAPYCDFSPKTPAPAAGKR, translated from the coding sequence ATGAAAACCACCAGCATCGAACCCTTCTTCGCCACCCTCAAGGCCGCCAATCCCTCGCCCCAGACCGAGCTGGAATACACCAATGTGTTCGAGCTGCTGTCGGCGGTGCTGCTTTCCGCGCAGGCCACCGACGTGGGCGTGAACAAGGCCACGCGCAAGCTGTTCCCGGTCGCCAACACGCCGCAGGCCATCCTGGATCTGGGCCTGGAGGGTCTGGAGAACCATATCAAGACCATCGGCCTGTACCGCAGCAAGGCCAGGCACCTGATGCAGACCTGCCAGATCCTCGTGGAGCGCCATGGCGGCCGCGTCCCGCGCACACGCGAGGAACTGGAAGCGCTGCCCGGCGTGGGCCGCAAGACGGCCAACGTGGTGCTCAACGTGGCCTTCGGCGAACCCACCATGGCCGTGGACACGCACATCTTCCGCGTGGGCAACCGCACGGGCCTGGCGCCGGGCAAGACGCCTCTGGCCGTGGAACTGCAGCTGATGAAGCGCGTGCCGCCGGCCTATGCCGTGGACTCGCACCACTGGCTCATCCTGCTGGGGCGCTACGTTTGCCAGGCGCGCAAGCCGCGCTGCTGGGAATGCGTGGTGGCGCCCTACTGCGACTTCTCGCCCAAGACGCCTGCGCCCGCCGCGGGCAAGCGCTGA
- a CDS encoding Bug family tripartite tricarboxylate transporter substrate binding protein produces MKNQASKARRGAVAAAFAAVLFTGLAPWTVAGAQPAFPSKPVRLLVGFPAGTGPDIVARLLAQKLSEQWGNLGVVVDNKPGAGGLIAASEAARVPADGYTLMLGETGQLSIAPNTYQRLPYDPQKDFIPVSQVVTSDFVLLVNPQKVPARNVPDFVTWARQRKQLFIATFGAGTPGHFGAFMFGNAVQLKPEPVHYKNTNDALGGLFSGDVQAVFATTALAAPQVKAGKLVALGSTGATRTQAMPEVPTIKEQGYPSLEFNSWFGIVAPAKTSPEIVARLQADIVRALQQPDSRSRLEEAGFRVTGTTGEELARIMRADTATWGKAVAATGFRAD; encoded by the coding sequence ATGAAAAACCAAGCATCGAAGGCGCGCCGCGGCGCTGTGGCTGCCGCTTTTGCCGCCGTGCTGTTCACCGGCCTGGCACCCTGGACCGTGGCCGGCGCGCAGCCGGCCTTCCCGAGCAAGCCCGTGCGCCTGCTCGTCGGCTTTCCTGCGGGAACGGGGCCGGACATCGTGGCGCGGCTGCTGGCGCAGAAACTCTCCGAGCAATGGGGCAACCTGGGCGTGGTCGTGGACAACAAGCCGGGCGCTGGCGGGCTGATCGCTGCGAGCGAGGCCGCCCGCGTCCCGGCCGACGGCTACACGCTGATGCTGGGCGAGACCGGCCAGCTCAGCATCGCGCCCAACACCTACCAGCGCCTGCCCTACGACCCGCAAAAGGATTTCATTCCCGTCAGCCAGGTCGTGACCTCGGACTTCGTGCTGCTGGTCAATCCGCAGAAGGTGCCGGCCCGCAATGTGCCCGATTTCGTGACCTGGGCGCGCCAGCGCAAGCAACTGTTCATCGCCACCTTCGGCGCCGGAACGCCGGGCCACTTCGGCGCCTTCATGTTCGGCAATGCCGTGCAGCTCAAGCCCGAGCCCGTGCACTACAAGAACACCAACGATGCGCTGGGCGGTCTGTTCAGCGGCGACGTGCAGGCCGTCTTCGCCACGACGGCCCTGGCCGCACCCCAGGTCAAGGCGGGCAAGCTGGTGGCCCTCGGCAGCACGGGCGCCACGCGCACCCAGGCCATGCCCGAGGTGCCGACGATCAAGGAGCAGGGCTATCCGTCGCTGGAGTTCAATTCCTGGTTCGGCATCGTTGCCCCCGCGAAGACCTCGCCCGAGATCGTGGCCAGACTGCAGGCCGACATCGTGCGCGCCCTGCAGCAGCCCGACAGCCGCAGCCGCCTGGAGGAGGCCGGCTTTCGCGTGACGGGCACCACGGGCGAGGAACTGGCACGCATCATGCGCGCCGACACGGCCACCTGGGGCAAGGCCGTGGCGGCCACGGGGTTCAGGGCGGATTGA
- a CDS encoding DUF3237 domain-containing protein has translation MPHDSADLGALPDPCFRFFADLSVEVGRPQEVGVTVYGGRRLIPILGGTARGDGWSARVLPGGADFQRIVHEGLAELDARYALETDGGDLIYVSNQALRSGDPRLMARLARGEPVDPARIYFRCAPRLETASRALAWVNERLFIGTGARHPDRVQMRFHALL, from the coding sequence ATGCCCCACGACTCTGCAGACCTCGGCGCCTTGCCCGATCCGTGCTTTCGCTTCTTTGCCGACCTGAGCGTGGAGGTGGGCCGGCCGCAGGAGGTCGGCGTCACTGTCTACGGCGGCCGCCGGCTGATTCCCATCCTGGGCGGCACGGCACGCGGCGATGGCTGGAGCGCTCGCGTGCTGCCCGGCGGCGCCGACTTCCAGCGCATCGTGCACGAAGGCCTGGCCGAACTCGATGCGCGCTATGCGCTGGAGACCGACGGCGGCGATCTGATCTATGTCAGCAACCAGGCGCTGCGCAGCGGTGATCCGCGGCTCATGGCCAGGCTGGCGCGCGGGGAGCCCGTGGATCCGGCGCGGATCTATTTCCGCTGCGCGCCGCGACTGGAGACGGCCAGCCGGGCGCTGGCCTGGGTCAACGAACGCCTGTTCATCGGCACGGGTGCGCGCCATCCCGACCGCGTGCAGATGCGCTTTCACGCACTGCTCTGA
- a CDS encoding helix-turn-helix transcriptional regulator gives MRHWTTPRAATADHSFDSTALPANALGSMVHRLGEPGFAQQVLQSMRPLMPVASWSVYRTGPRSQPCLYMSASSEARDTTRDCWWAYLSGPYLRDSTWNHGDAAGPRAATALCHITAQEVGGEHRALVYDAHGMAERVSIIEHQEDGGIFAVNFYRHQHQHALDDAQIGQFEAMAPALLALAHKHIALTQAHGSAAGTAAAAAPPPPKLRHTLPALRMRLLQAQADLTPRELDVCARLLQGMTHEGVASDLALSLATVKTYRNRAFARLGIHFRSELFALALEPGD, from the coding sequence TTGAGACACTGGACCACCCCCCGCGCCGCCACGGCGGACCACAGCTTCGACAGCACTGCCCTGCCCGCCAATGCGCTGGGCAGCATGGTGCACCGCCTGGGCGAGCCGGGCTTTGCGCAGCAGGTGCTGCAATCCATGCGCCCGCTCATGCCCGTGGCGTCCTGGTCGGTCTACCGCACCGGCCCGCGCAGCCAGCCCTGCCTGTACATGTCGGCCAGCAGCGAGGCGCGCGACACCACGCGCGACTGCTGGTGGGCCTATCTGTCGGGTCCCTATCTGCGCGACAGCACCTGGAACCATGGCGATGCGGCCGGGCCGCGCGCCGCCACTGCGCTGTGCCACATCACGGCCCAGGAGGTCGGCGGCGAGCACCGCGCCCTGGTCTATGACGCGCACGGCATGGCCGAGCGCGTGTCCATCATCGAGCACCAGGAGGACGGCGGCATCTTCGCCGTCAACTTCTACCGCCACCAGCACCAGCACGCGCTGGACGACGCCCAGATCGGCCAATTCGAGGCCATGGCGCCCGCGCTGCTGGCCCTGGCGCACAAGCACATCGCGCTGACCCAGGCCCATGGCAGTGCGGCCGGCACCGCTGCAGCGGCAGCCCCCCCGCCACCGAAGCTGCGCCATACCCTGCCCGCGCTGCGCATGCGGCTGCTGCAGGCGCAGGCGGATCTCACGCCGCGCGAACTCGACGTCTGCGCGCGCCTGCTGCAGGGCATGACGCACGAGGGCGTCGCCAGCGACCTGGCGCTGAGCCTGGCCACCGTCAAGACCTACCGCAACCGCGCGTTCGCGCGGCTGGGCATCCACTTTCGCAGCGAACTGTTCGCGCTGGCCCTGGAGCCTGGGGACTGA
- a CDS encoding tripartite tricarboxylate transporter substrate binding protein, which translates to MPTSLFPTPRGLLRRRTLLAVAMGAPLLSRAQAWPARPIVMIVPQAPGGTNDIVGRLVSQKLAEVLGTSVVVENRPGAGGNIGTQAVAKAARDGHTLLMTISSSQAINPALYRKPGFDPVKDFRPIGLIGSVPNVLLAHPDFPAKSVPELIAMARGRPDEYRYASAGNGTLNHLLGEMLNSMAGIHLQHVPYKGVAPALNDVLGGQVPLLFGSLPSTLPHIQAGRLRALAVSGGARSPLLPEVPTIGETVPGYNGTLWVGLFAPEGVPGPVLAQLQDGMARALAAGDLRTKLEASGVELAGPADRPVSPVQMAALLREDIAKWARIVKASGASLD; encoded by the coding sequence ATGCCGACTTCCCTCTTTCCCACACCCCGGGGCCTTTTGCGCCGCCGAACCCTGCTGGCCGTCGCGATGGGCGCGCCGCTGCTGTCCCGTGCCCAGGCCTGGCCCGCGCGGCCCATCGTGATGATCGTCCCCCAGGCGCCGGGCGGCACGAACGACATCGTGGGCCGGCTGGTCAGCCAGAAGCTGGCCGAGGTGCTGGGCACCAGCGTGGTGGTCGAGAACCGTCCCGGTGCCGGCGGCAACATCGGCACCCAGGCCGTGGCCAAGGCGGCCAGGGACGGCCACACCTTGCTGATGACCATCAGCAGCAGCCAGGCCATCAATCCCGCGCTCTACCGCAAGCCCGGGTTCGATCCGGTCAAGGATTTCCGGCCCATCGGCCTGATCGGCTCGGTGCCCAATGTGCTGCTGGCCCATCCGGACTTCCCCGCGAAGTCGGTGCCCGAGCTGATCGCCATGGCCCGTGGCCGGCCCGATGAGTACCGCTATGCCTCGGCCGGCAACGGCACGCTCAACCATCTGCTGGGCGAGATGCTCAACAGCATGGCCGGCATCCATCTGCAGCACGTGCCCTACAAGGGCGTGGCGCCCGCGCTCAACGATGTGCTGGGCGGCCAGGTGCCGCTGCTGTTCGGCAGCCTGCCTTCCACGCTGCCCCATATCCAGGCCGGCAGGCTGCGCGCGCTGGCCGTCAGCGGCGGCGCGCGCTCGCCCTTGCTGCCCGAGGTGCCCACGATAGGCGAGACCGTGCCGGGCTACAACGGCACGCTGTGGGTGGGCCTGTTCGCACCCGAGGGTGTGCCCGGCCCGGTGCTGGCGCAACTGCAGGACGGCATGGCCCGCGCGCTGGCGGCCGGCGATCTGCGCACGAAGCTGGAGGCCTCGGGCGTGGAATTGGCCGGACCCGCCGACAGGCCGGTGAGCCCCGTGCAGATGGCAGCCCTGCTGCGCGAGGACATCGCCAAGTGGGCGCGCATCGTCAAGGCGTCCGGCGCCTCGCTGGACTAG
- a CDS encoding LysR substrate-binding domain-containing protein: MHFDLTDLRLFVHAAEQGSLTRASERQHLSLAAASQRIKALEEQSGLPLLYREARGVRPTPAGEAFLHHARGMLLQAEQLRHDLQEYGAGLRGHVRVFANTTAVTDFLPEILPSFLSAHPQVNVDLQERPNAEIARGVLDGRADLGIVAGQVDTLGLQTIHFSTDRLVLATPRGHRFARRRRIDFAETLDEDAIGMQQGSTLQTFLAGVTERLGKPMKLRIQLSSFDAMCRMIGAGVGIGIVPESAARRNRDSMRLALIELTDPWSVRERRILVRDQGRLPRHAQALIEVLQAFYATPTGS; the protein is encoded by the coding sequence ATGCACTTCGACCTCACGGACCTGCGCCTGTTCGTGCACGCCGCCGAACAGGGCAGCCTGACCCGGGCCTCGGAAAGGCAGCACCTGTCGCTGGCCGCTGCCAGCCAGCGCATCAAGGCACTGGAGGAGCAATCGGGCCTGCCGCTGCTGTACCGCGAGGCACGCGGCGTGCGGCCCACGCCTGCGGGAGAGGCCTTCCTGCACCACGCGCGCGGCATGCTGCTGCAGGCCGAGCAATTGCGACATGACCTGCAGGAATATGGCGCCGGCCTGCGCGGCCATGTGCGGGTGTTCGCCAACACCACGGCCGTCACCGATTTCCTGCCCGAGATCCTGCCCTCCTTCCTGTCGGCCCATCCGCAGGTGAACGTGGACCTGCAGGAGCGCCCCAATGCCGAAATAGCGCGCGGCGTGCTCGACGGCCGGGCCGACCTGGGCATCGTGGCCGGACAGGTGGACACGCTGGGCCTGCAGACCATCCACTTCAGCACCGACCGCCTGGTGCTGGCCACGCCCCGCGGCCACCGCTTCGCGCGGCGCAGGCGCATCGACTTTGCCGAGACGCTGGACGAGGACGCCATCGGAATGCAGCAGGGCAGCACGCTGCAGACCTTTCTGGCGGGTGTGACGGAGCGCCTGGGCAAGCCCATGAAGCTGCGCATACAGCTGTCCAGCTTCGATGCCATGTGCCGCATGATCGGCGCGGGCGTGGGCATAGGCATCGTTCCCGAGAGCGCCGCGCGCCGCAACCGCGACAGCATGCGGCTGGCCCTGATCGAGCTGACCGACCCCTGGAGCGTGCGCGAGCGCCGCATCCTGGTGCGCGACCAGGGCCGGCTGCCGCGCCATGCACAGGCCCTGATCGAGGTGCTGCAGGCGTTCTACGCCACGCCGACAGGTTCCTGA
- a CDS encoding GNAT family N-acetyltransferase, with the protein MPTATNALHQPVGPGLPDWTPRQRPPRTPVEGRYCRLEPLSVERHAADLYEAFSLAPDAGDWTYMSVGPFPDARAYRQFAESAQAGDDPLHHAVIDLATGRAIGTLALMRVDAASGVVEVGFVCYSPRLKRTRAATEAQFLLMQRVFDELGYRRYEWKCDSLNAPSRAAAARLGFRFEGIFRQVVVYKGRSRDTAWFSIIDSEWPVLRAAFQRWLEPGNFDAQGGQIRSLASLMEQGAPRAQEPVGVA; encoded by the coding sequence ATGCCCACCGCAACCAATGCCCTGCACCAGCCCGTAGGCCCCGGGCTGCCCGACTGGACCCCGCGCCAGCGCCCGCCACGCACGCCCGTCGAGGGCCGCTACTGCCGGCTGGAGCCCCTGTCGGTCGAGCGCCATGCCGCCGACCTGTACGAGGCCTTCAGCCTGGCGCCGGACGCCGGCGACTGGACCTACATGTCGGTGGGGCCGTTCCCCGATGCGCGGGCCTACCGCCAGTTCGCCGAATCGGCACAGGCCGGTGACGACCCCTTGCACCACGCCGTCATCGACCTGGCCACGGGCCGCGCCATCGGCACGCTGGCCTTGATGCGCGTGGATGCCGCCAGCGGCGTGGTGGAAGTGGGCTTCGTGTGCTATTCGCCCCGGCTCAAGCGCACGCGCGCGGCCACGGAGGCGCAGTTCCTGCTGATGCAGCGTGTGTTCGACGAGCTGGGCTACCGCCGCTACGAATGGAAGTGCGACAGCCTGAACGCTCCCTCACGCGCGGCGGCGGCGCGCCTGGGCTTCCGGTTCGAGGGCATCTTCCGCCAGGTCGTGGTCTACAAGGGCCGCAGCCGCGATACCGCCTGGTTTTCCATCATCGACAGCGAGTGGCCAGTGCTGCGCGCGGCATTCCAGCGCTGGCTGGAGCCGGGCAACTTCGATGCGCAGGGCGGGCAGATCCGTTCGCTGGCCAGCCTGATGGAGCAGGGTGCGCCACGGGCTCAGGAACCTGTCGGCGTGGCGTAG
- a CDS encoding PLP-dependent aminotransferase family protein has protein sequence MHTPDLLTSPLRTGLGAPGRQQQLIQRLKQAILTGRLPAGDRLPSSRSLAQELEVSRNTVLIAYEQLAAEGYVSADRQGTRVAPVSALSRSAARAVTDTVAAAQAPATARRLVRIVPTRHAMDRSLPLTPGTPALDRFPIQAWRRAQDRALRAAPVHALDYGDPAGEPALREAIAQYLRISRGVRCDASRVVITEGAQGALALCVQLLTNPGDHAWLEEPGYRGAKSAFAGGDLHVSALRVDADGALIPPALWDTHPPRLIQVTPSHQYPTGAVLSVARRLDLLERARRAGAWIIEDDYDSEFRHQGTPIAAMQGQVPDAPVLYVGTFSKTMFPALRLGFLVLPQALGASACRAVPEMLRGGHRLEQLAMADFMESGQFSRHLGRMRRLYRERQAALREALATQLGMEHEVLGGQGGLHLTVRLPPGLADKAIAEQARRAGMNPAALSSFAMAPLPQDNGLVIGYGNTDATRFAALVRRLGRLASPLPGP, from the coding sequence ATGCACACGCCCGACCTGCTCACCAGCCCCCTGAGAACGGGCCTCGGCGCGCCGGGGCGCCAGCAGCAGCTGATCCAGCGCCTGAAGCAGGCCATCCTGACGGGCCGGCTGCCGGCCGGCGACCGCCTGCCCTCCTCCCGCTCGCTGGCGCAGGAACTGGAGGTCTCGCGCAATACGGTGCTGATCGCCTACGAACAGCTGGCGGCGGAAGGCTATGTGTCCGCCGACCGCCAGGGCACGCGCGTGGCGCCGGTATCCGCCCTGTCCAGGTCGGCGGCCAGGGCCGTGACGGACACCGTGGCTGCCGCCCAGGCCCCTGCCACCGCCCGGCGCCTGGTCCGGATCGTCCCCACCCGCCATGCCATGGATCGCAGCCTGCCGCTGACACCGGGCACGCCCGCGCTGGACCGTTTTCCCATCCAGGCCTGGCGCCGCGCCCAGGACCGCGCGCTGCGTGCCGCGCCCGTGCATGCGCTGGACTATGGCGACCCGGCGGGAGAGCCCGCCCTGCGCGAGGCCATCGCCCAATACCTGCGCATCTCGCGCGGCGTGCGCTGCGACGCCTCGCGCGTGGTCATCACCGAGGGCGCCCAGGGGGCACTGGCGCTGTGCGTGCAACTGCTCACCAACCCGGGTGACCATGCCTGGCTGGAAGAGCCGGGCTACCGGGGGGCGAAATCGGCCTTTGCGGGCGGCGACCTGCACGTCAGCGCTCTGCGTGTCGATGCGGACGGAGCCCTCATCCCGCCCGCGCTGTGGGACACCCATCCGCCCCGACTGATCCAGGTCACGCCGTCGCACCAATACCCCACGGGCGCCGTGCTTTCGGTGGCGCGCCGACTGGACCTGCTGGAGCGCGCGCGCCGTGCGGGCGCCTGGATCATCGAGGACGACTACGACAGCGAGTTCCGCCACCAGGGCACGCCCATCGCCGCCATGCAGGGCCAGGTGCCCGATGCGCCCGTGCTCTATGTGGGCACCTTCAGCAAGACCATGTTCCCGGCGCTGCGCCTGGGCTTCCTCGTGCTGCCGCAGGCGCTGGGGGCCAGCGCCTGCCGCGCCGTGCCGGAGATGCTGCGCGGCGGCCACCGGCTGGAACAGCTGGCCATGGCGGATTTCATGGAAAGCGGCCAGTTCTCGCGCCACCTGGGCCGCATGCGGCGCCTGTACCGCGAGCGCCAGGCCGCGCTGCGCGAGGCCCTGGCCACGCAGCTGGGCATGGAGCACGAGGTATTGGGCGGCCAGGGAGGCCTGCACCTGACGGTGCGCCTGCCGCCAGGGCTTGCCGACAAGGCGATCGCCGAACAGGCCCGCCGCGCCGGCATGAACCCGGCCGCCCTGTCCTCCTTCGCCATGGCGCCGCTGCCCCAGGACAACGGCCTGGTGATCGGCTACGGCAACACCGATGCCACGCGCTTTGCCGCGCTGGTCAGGCGGCTGGGCAGGCTGGCCAGCCCCCTGCCCGGCCCGTAG